Proteins encoded together in one Lachnospiraceae bacterium JLR.KK008 window:
- a CDS encoding transporter substrate-binding domain-containing protein, with the protein MKKKFLSVILAAAMVFAVTACGSKEEAPAAEAGTEEAAEAPAAEAGAEEAAEGEAEAAGGEGKTYIIATDTVFAPFEFTDASNSFVGIDVDLLAAIAEDQGFSYELQSLGFDAALLAVESGQADGVIAGMSITEERKEKFDFSDSYYDAGVTMAVAKGSEVASFDDLNGKKVAVKTGTNGSAFAKSIAEEYGFEIVEFADSPTMYQDVITGNTVACFEDYPVMAYNIQQGAGMEMPGDVNESQTPYGFAVKKGENAELLEMFQAGLKNIKENGKYDEIIGTYTK; encoded by the coding sequence GTAATTCTTGCAGCTGCAATGGTTTTTGCCGTGACAGCATGCGGAAGTAAAGAAGAGGCTCCGGCAGCGGAGGCAGGAACAGAGGAAGCGGCAGAGGCTCCGGCAGCGGAAGCAGGCGCAGAGGAAGCAGCGGAAGGAGAAGCGGAAGCGGCTGGCGGAGAGGGAAAAACCTATATCATCGCTACAGATACCGTGTTTGCACCATTTGAGTTTACGGATGCGAGCAACAGTTTCGTGGGAATTGATGTGGATCTGCTGGCAGCGATTGCAGAAGATCAGGGTTTCTCCTATGAGCTGCAGTCTCTTGGTTTTGACGCTGCTCTGCTTGCAGTAGAGTCCGGACAGGCGGACGGTGTGATTGCCGGTATGTCTATTACAGAGGAAAGAAAAGAGAAGTTTGATTTCTCTGACTCTTACTATGACGCAGGCGTGACAATGGCAGTTGCCAAAGGTTCGGAAGTAGCTTCTTTTGATGATTTAAACGGTAAGAAAGTTGCTGTCAAGACAGGAACGAACGGTTCGGCTTTTGCGAAGTCGATCGCAGAAGAATACGGTTTTGAGATCGTGGAATTTGCAGATTCACCGACAATGTATCAGGACGTGATCACAGGCAATACGGTTGCATGTTTTGAAGATTATCCGGTTATGGCTTACAATATCCAGCAGGGCGCCGGAATGGAGATGCCGGGTGATGTCAACGAGTCTCAGACACCTTACGGTTTTGCCGTTAAGAAAGGCGAGAATGCAGAGCTTCTGGAAATGTTCCAGGCAGGTCTGAAAAATATCAAAGAAAACGGCAAATATGATGAAATTATTGGTACGTATACAAAATAA
- a CDS encoding amino acid ABC transporter permease encodes MSFLELIRENGVYLLAAMGKTLELTFLSLVFASLIGLFFGLLNVSKKKILHVIANVYIDCIRGVPLIVLAFFVYFGVPMAINVRLSALTAGIISLSMNAGAYMAEIVRAGIQSIDKGQMEAARSLGLPYGKAMSKVVLPQAIRTMIPSIINQFIMTLKDTSILSVIGFPELVKAGQIVIARNFETFRMWAIIAVMYLIVITTLSKVARALERKISYGK; translated from the coding sequence ATGTCATTTTTGGAATTAATCAGGGAAAACGGGGTATATCTGTTGGCAGCCATGGGCAAGACGCTGGAGCTTACCTTTTTATCACTTGTGTTTGCTTCGCTCATCGGTCTGTTTTTCGGTCTGCTGAATGTATCAAAGAAAAAGATACTGCATGTGATCGCCAATGTATATATTGACTGCATCAGAGGGGTGCCGTTGATCGTGTTGGCGTTTTTTGTGTACTTTGGTGTGCCGATGGCGATCAATGTGCGGCTCAGTGCATTGACGGCAGGCATTATTTCGCTCAGTATGAACGCGGGCGCTTATATGGCGGAGATTGTGCGTGCAGGTATCCAGTCGATCGATAAAGGGCAGATGGAGGCGGCGAGAAGTCTCGGTCTTCCCTATGGGAAGGCGATGAGCAAGGTAGTGCTTCCCCAGGCCATCAGAACGATGATTCCCTCTATTATCAATCAGTTTATTATGACTTTGAAGGATACGTCGATCCTCTCTGTGATCGGTTTCCCGGAACTAGTGAAGGCAGGCCAGATTGTGATCGCGCGGAACTTTGAGACATTTCGTATGTGGGCCATCATTGCAGTCATGTATCTGATCGTTATCACCACACTCTCGAAGGTTGCAAGGGCATTGGAAAGGAAGATCTCCTATGGGAAATAA
- a CDS encoding amino acid ABC transporter ATP-binding protein yields the protein MGNNNSKISVKGLRKSFGHLEVLKGMDIEIKEGEVVCLIGPSGSGKSTFLRCMNALEKITAGSVIIDGYDLTDKKININKARENIGMVFQHFNLFANLNVIDNIMLAPVELKKMTKEEARTKGMELLAMVGLAEKAEVYPSKLSGGQKQRVAIARALAMNPDIMLFDEPTSALDPEMVGEVLEVMKNLAREGMTMVVVTHEMGFAREVASRVIFMDEGVIVEEGTPQEVLLHPTQPRTIDFLNKVL from the coding sequence ATGGGAAATAACAATAGCAAAATCAGTGTAAAGGGACTCAGAAAAAGTTTTGGTCATCTGGAAGTGCTGAAAGGGATGGATATAGAAATCAAGGAGGGTGAGGTCGTCTGTCTGATCGGTCCTTCGGGTTCGGGCAAGAGCACCTTTCTGCGCTGCATGAACGCACTGGAGAAGATCACTGCCGGTTCGGTGATCATAGACGGCTATGATCTGACCGATAAGAAGATCAATATCAACAAGGCGAGAGAAAACATTGGCATGGTTTTCCAGCATTTTAATCTGTTTGCCAATCTCAATGTAATTGATAATATTATGCTGGCGCCGGTGGAATTAAAGAAGATGACGAAGGAAGAGGCGAGAACGAAAGGCATGGAGCTGCTTGCGATGGTCGGTCTTGCGGAGAAGGCAGAAGTATACCCGAGTAAGCTCTCGGGCGGGCAGAAACAGCGGGTAGCCATTGCCAGAGCGCTGGCGATGAATCCGGACATCATGTTGTTTGACGAGCCGACGAGTGCGCTTGATCCCGAGATGGTCGGTGAAGTTTTGGAAGTTATGAAAAATCTTGCCAGAGAGGGTATGACGATGGTCGTGGTGACACATGAGATGGGTTTTGCCAGAGAAGTTGCCAGCCGTGTCATTTTTATGGACGAGGGTGTGATCGTGGAGGAGGGGACTCCGCAGGAAGTGCTGCTGCATCCCACACAGCCCCGAACGATCGACTTCCTCAACAAAGTGTTATAG
- a CDS encoding YciI family protein: protein MEKWLYVMTIKKGKTYNKVTKAVIERHVENLRNLDADGKLELCGPLKHCPGVAGMVIFKTQSYEEAEALCRQEPLVAEGYATFTLAALQVADKENNYLL from the coding sequence ATGGAAAAATGGTTATATGTAATGACAATCAAAAAGGGGAAGACTTATAACAAAGTGACAAAAGCTGTGATCGAGAGACATGTTGAAAATCTGAGAAATTTAGATGCAGACGGAAAACTGGAACTCTGTGGTCCGCTCAAACATTGTCCGGGCGTTGCCGGCATGGTTATTTTCAAAACGCAAAGCTATGAGGAAGCCGAAGCCCTTTGTCGGCAGGAGCCGCTTGTCGCTGAAGGTTATGCGACATTTACGCTCGCGGCTCTGCAAGTGGCCGACAAAGAGAATAACTATTTACTATAA
- a CDS encoding flavin reductase, producing MDKSTMYKLTYGLFVLTSAYEGKDNGCIINTGSQVTSEPNRISIAVNKSNFTESLIQKSGKFNLSILSEDASFETFRHFGFQSGRDTDKFAGYESCRRSENGLCYITAGTNGYISASVEQAIDLGSHTLFIASVTDMEVLSETASATYAYYQSSIKPKPAQNATGKTVWRCKVCGYTYEGEELPADFICPLCKHPASDFEKVVG from the coding sequence ATGGATAAAAGTACCATGTACAAACTGACATACGGCCTGTTTGTCCTCACTTCCGCATACGAAGGGAAAGACAATGGCTGCATTATCAATACCGGTAGCCAGGTAACTTCCGAACCAAACCGGATCAGTATTGCCGTAAATAAATCGAATTTCACGGAAAGTCTGATCCAAAAAAGCGGTAAGTTCAATCTTTCCATTCTCAGCGAGGATGCCAGCTTTGAAACGTTCCGGCATTTCGGTTTCCAGTCCGGCCGCGACACCGATAAATTTGCCGGCTATGAAAGCTGCCGCAGAAGCGAGAACGGTCTCTGCTATATTACCGCCGGAACAAACGGTTATATCAGCGCCTCCGTGGAACAGGCCATTGATCTTGGCAGCCACACGCTGTTCATCGCCTCTGTCACCGATATGGAGGTGCTCTCAGAAACGGCTTCGGCAACCTATGCCTATTATCAGTCCTCAATCAAGCCGAAACCGGCACAGAATGCCACCGGAAAGACCGTATGGCGCTGTAAAGTATGCGGCTACACATACGAAGGTGAAGAGCTTCCGGCAGACTTTATCTGTCCGCTCTGCAAACATCCTGCATCTGATTTCGAGAAAGTAGTCGGATAA
- a CDS encoding 3-oxoacyl-ACP reductase family protein yields the protein MLKNKTAVVTGGTRGIGLAIVKKYLENGANVAFTGSRQESVEKALTELTEYKRQGRVLGLWPDLCEPEAVGAAFASVKEHFGSLDILANNAGISSRTSLYDYTLEEFSQILDLNLKAVFVCSQAAARLMRDQGGGVIINTSSMVGTYGQPSGCGYPATKFAVNGLTKSLARELAPNHIRVNAVAPGVTRTDMVAALPQEMIDRISAGIPLGRPGEPVDIANAFLYLASDLASYVTGEILHVDGAAMV from the coding sequence ATGCTGAAAAATAAGACAGCCGTTGTCACAGGCGGCACGCGGGGAATCGGACTCGCGATTGTAAAAAAGTATCTGGAAAACGGTGCCAACGTAGCCTTTACGGGCTCCAGACAGGAGTCGGTGGAAAAGGCGCTGACTGAGCTGACAGAGTATAAGCGGCAGGGACGAGTACTCGGGCTCTGGCCTGACCTCTGTGAGCCTGAGGCTGTGGGCGCGGCTTTCGCCTCAGTGAAGGAACACTTTGGCAGTCTTGACATTCTCGCAAATAACGCTGGAATCTCCTCCCGCACGAGTCTCTATGACTACACGTTGGAGGAATTTTCCCAGATACTGGATCTCAATCTGAAGGCAGTATTTGTCTGTTCCCAGGCTGCCGCAAGACTGATGAGAGATCAGGGCGGCGGCGTAATCATCAATACGAGCTCCATGGTGGGCACCTACGGCCAGCCTTCCGGCTGCGGTTATCCTGCCACCAAATTTGCCGTGAACGGTCTGACAAAGTCTCTGGCCAGGGAACTTGCGCCGAATCATATCCGTGTCAACGCAGTCGCACCCGGGGTGACCAGAACCGATATGGTAGCCGCCCTGCCACAGGAAATGATTGACAGGATCTCTGCCGGTATCCCACTCGGGCGGCCGGGCGAACCTGTGGACATCGCCAACGCCTTTCTGTATCTGGCAAGCGATCTGGCATCTTACGTCACCGGCGAAATTCTGCACGTAGACGGCGCAGCGATGGTTTAA
- a CDS encoding ACT domain-containing protein — MKDEGKYFVLKQKAVPEVLLKVVEAKRLLDCEKAMTVQEAAEAVGISRSSFYKYKEDIFPFHDSSQGRTVTFTLQMDDEPGLLSDVLKIVAQFQANILTIHQSIPINGVASLSISVQVLPTTQDVSKMIEKMETQKGVHYVKILAKE; from the coding sequence ATGAAGGACGAAGGCAAATATTTTGTACTGAAGCAGAAAGCGGTTCCCGAAGTCCTGCTCAAAGTGGTGGAGGCAAAGAGACTGCTGGACTGCGAGAAGGCGATGACGGTGCAGGAGGCAGCGGAAGCGGTGGGTATCAGCAGGAGTTCCTTTTATAAATATAAAGAGGATATTTTTCCGTTTCATGACAGCTCACAGGGGCGGACAGTCACGTTTACGCTGCAGATGGATGATGAACCGGGGCTGCTGTCCGATGTGTTGAAGATCGTGGCACAGTTTCAGGCCAATATTCTGACAATTCATCAGAGCATTCCGATCAACGGTGTAGCATCTCTGAGTATCAGCGTACAGGTATTGCCGACGACACAGGACGTATCAAAGATGATTGAAAAGATGGAGACCCAGAAAGGTGTCCACTATGTAAAAATACTTGCTAAGGAGTAG
- a CDS encoding homoserine dehydrogenase, producing the protein MVYAAILGYGTVGSGVAAVLEHNREMITNKAGEEISVKYILDLREFPGDPNEDKVVHDFEVILADEQVSVICETMGGTEPAYTFSKKALLAGKSVCTSNKELVANHGPELLRLARENNCNYLFEASVGGGIPIIRPMNYSLTAEKIDGITGILNGTTNYILTKMEQEGADFASVLKEAQEKGYAEKNPEADVEGYDACRKIAILSSLMLGRTVNYEDIYTEGITKITAEDFRYAKAMDKTIKLLAISRMTKEGCFVMTAPFMIPAAHPLHGVNDVYNAVFLHSNMLGNSMYYGRGAGKLPTASAVVSDVVDCARHQGKTVMCLWDEEAVKLGDYGDFVRRFFVRADRKQLAEAQAQSLFGPLQIVTLEGQTEEYGFVTEPMREADFEAAREKAQGILGRIRLEDEK; encoded by the coding sequence ATGGTTTATGCGGCGATTTTAGGGTATGGTACGGTAGGCAGCGGTGTAGCGGCCGTGCTGGAGCACAACAGAGAGATGATCACCAACAAGGCGGGGGAGGAGATTTCCGTCAAATATATTCTCGATCTGCGGGAATTTCCGGGAGACCCCAATGAAGACAAAGTGGTGCATGACTTTGAAGTGATACTGGCGGATGAGCAGGTGTCTGTGATCTGTGAGACGATGGGCGGTACGGAGCCGGCCTATACATTTTCCAAAAAGGCTTTGCTGGCAGGAAAAAGTGTGTGTACTTCAAATAAAGAACTGGTGGCGAATCATGGACCGGAGCTGCTGCGTCTGGCGAGAGAGAACAACTGCAATTACCTGTTCGAGGCAAGTGTGGGTGGTGGGATTCCGATCATCCGGCCGATGAACTATTCCCTGACGGCGGAGAAGATCGACGGTATTACCGGTATCTTGAATGGGACGACCAATTATATTCTGACGAAGATGGAGCAGGAAGGGGCTGACTTTGCCAGTGTCTTAAAAGAAGCGCAGGAAAAAGGATATGCAGAGAAGAATCCGGAGGCTGATGTGGAAGGGTATGATGCCTGCCGCAAGATTGCCATCCTTTCTTCCCTGATGCTCGGCAGGACTGTCAACTATGAAGATATTTATACGGAAGGAATTACCAAGATTACAGCGGAAGATTTCCGGTATGCAAAAGCGATGGATAAAACGATCAAGCTGCTTGCGATCAGCAGGATGACAAAAGAGGGCTGTTTCGTGATGACGGCGCCCTTTATGATCCCGGCGGCGCATCCGCTTCACGGGGTGAACGATGTATACAATGCGGTATTTCTTCACAGTAATATGTTGGGCAATTCCATGTATTATGGCAGAGGCGCCGGCAAGCTGCCGACAGCCAGCGCCGTCGTGTCGGACGTGGTGGACTGTGCCAGACATCAGGGCAAGACGGTAATGTGCCTGTGGGATGAGGAAGCGGTGAAGCTCGGGGATTACGGAGACTTTGTGCGGAGATTTTTTGTGCGGGCGGACCGGAAACAGCTTGCTGAAGCGCAGGCGCAGTCTCTGTTCGGGCCGCTGCAGATCGTTACGCTGGAAGGGCAGACAGAGGAGTACGGCTTTGTGACGGAGCCGATGCGGGAAGCGGATTTTGAGGCAGCCAGAGAAAAGGCACAAGGGATTCTCGGGAGAATCCGTCTGGAGGATGAGAAATGA
- a CDS encoding cofactor-independent phosphoglycerate mutase, whose product MKYVIVLGDGMADQPIAELDGKTPLAYAATENLDRLSRQSEIGMVHTIPDGMKPGSDTANLSVIGYDPKVYYSGRSPLEALSIGVPMKETDIAIRCNIVTISEEEGIPFEERTIIDHSSDEISTEDCAVLLEAVKKELQSDTYKFYLGTSYRHCLIWDRGEVTELTPPHDILERVIGPYLPADRALCEMMKKSFEILVSHPLNAERRKKGLRPANCCWFWGAGTKPLLSDFEQEHHKKGAMISAVDLLKGIAVGAGMDNIEVKGANGGLHTNYEGKAEAAVKALTEDGYDFVYIHVEAPDEMGHQGSAERKVQAIENIDTRVIRVLTEGLEAAGEDYRLLVLPDHPTPVSLRTHTSDDVPYLLYDSTCPQENDCVYQEDAAAATGIRIAKGHELIRRLFQE is encoded by the coding sequence ATGAAATATGTGATCGTATTGGGAGACGGCATGGCAGATCAGCCAATCGCAGAGCTGGACGGCAAGACGCCGCTCGCGTATGCTGCCACGGAGAATCTGGACAGACTGAGCAGACAATCGGAGATTGGTATGGTACATACAATTCCCGACGGCATGAAGCCCGGTTCGGACACGGCGAATCTGTCCGTGATCGGCTATGACCCGAAAGTCTATTATTCCGGCCGTTCACCGCTGGAGGCGCTGAGTATCGGTGTGCCGATGAAAGAGACTGACATTGCCATCCGCTGTAATATTGTGACGATCTCCGAGGAGGAAGGGATTCCCTTTGAGGAGCGGACGATCATCGACCACAGCTCCGACGAGATCAGTACGGAGGACTGCGCGGTCCTTCTGGAAGCCGTAAAAAAGGAATTGCAGAGTGACACTTATAAATTTTATCTCGGTACAAGTTACCGGCACTGCCTGATCTGGGATCGTGGGGAAGTGACGGAGCTGACACCGCCCCATGACATACTGGAACGGGTGATCGGTCCTTATCTTCCTGCCGACAGGGCGCTCTGTGAGATGATGAAGAAAAGTTTTGAGATTCTGGTGTCTCATCCGCTGAATGCGGAGCGGAGAAAGAAGGGACTGCGTCCGGCCAACTGTTGCTGGTTCTGGGGCGCGGGGACGAAACCGCTTCTCTCCGATTTCGAACAGGAACATCACAAAAAAGGAGCGATGATCTCAGCGGTCGATCTGCTCAAAGGAATTGCCGTAGGCGCCGGTATGGATAATATCGAAGTAAAGGGAGCGAACGGCGGACTGCATACCAATTATGAGGGCAAGGCAGAGGCGGCTGTGAAAGCGCTGACAGAGGATGGTTATGATTTTGTCTATATTCATGTGGAAGCGCCGGACGAAATGGGGCATCAGGGAAGTGCGGAGAGAAAGGTACAGGCCATTGAAAATATTGACACTCGTGTCATACGTGTATTGACAGAGGGGCTGGAGGCTGCAGGTGAAGATTACCGACTGCTCGTTCTTCCTGATCATCCGACGCCGGTCAGTTTGAGGACTCATACGTCCGATGATGTGCCCTATCTTCTGTATGACAGTACCTGCCCACAGGAAAACGACTGTGTCTATCAGGAAGATGCGGCGGCCGCTACAGGCATCCGTATCGCGAAGGGACATGAGCTGATCCGCAGACTGTTCCAGGAGTAA
- a CDS encoding aspartate kinase has product MEKVVKFGGSSLASARQFKKVAEIIRADEERRYVIPSAPGKRHLHDTKVTDMLYECYDLAEQDKNFEKQLKQIRLRYEEIITGLDMVLSLDKEFAEISAQFKDKAGRDYAASRGEYLNGIIMAQYLGFPFIDAAEVIRFDEDGLFLSDETDKLLRERLASLDAAVIPGFYGAKKDGTVKTFSRGGSDVTGSIVAKAVHADVYENWTDVSGFLVADPRIIDRPEGIETITYRELRELSYMGATVLHEDAIFPVRKEGIPINIRNTNSPEDKGTWIVESTCQKSKYTITGIAGKRGFCSINIEKDMMNSEVGFGRKVLQVFEENGISFEHMPSGIDTLTVFVHQDEFIDKEQKVVAGLHRLTRPDSIDIESDLALVAVVGRGMRATRGTAGRIFSALAHANVNVKMIDQGSSELNIIIGVSDSDFEAAIKAIYDIFVISQL; this is encoded by the coding sequence ATGGAAAAAGTAGTGAAATTCGGCGGCAGTTCGCTTGCCAGTGCCAGGCAGTTTAAAAAAGTGGCTGAAATCATCCGTGCGGATGAAGAGAGAAGGTATGTCATACCGTCCGCACCGGGGAAACGGCATCTGCATGACACAAAAGTAACGGATATGCTGTATGAGTGTTATGATCTGGCGGAGCAGGACAAAAATTTTGAGAAGCAGCTCAAGCAGATTCGTCTGCGCTACGAGGAGATCATTACCGGGCTGGATATGGTGTTGTCTCTCGATAAAGAGTTTGCAGAGATCTCCGCACAGTTTAAAGACAAAGCAGGGAGAGATTATGCCGCTTCCCGGGGCGAATATCTGAACGGTATTATTATGGCGCAGTATCTGGGATTTCCGTTTATCGACGCTGCGGAAGTGATCCGGTTTGATGAAGATGGCCTCTTTTTGAGTGATGAGACGGATAAATTGCTCAGAGAACGGCTGGCCTCGCTGGATGCAGCCGTGATTCCAGGCTTCTACGGAGCGAAAAAGGATGGCACGGTAAAGACATTTTCCAGAGGCGGCTCGGACGTGACGGGTTCTATCGTGGCGAAAGCCGTTCATGCCGATGTGTATGAGAACTGGACGGACGTATCAGGGTTTCTCGTCGCCGATCCCCGCATTATCGACAGACCGGAAGGGATCGAGACGATCACCTACAGGGAACTGCGCGAGCTCTCCTATATGGGAGCCACTGTACTTCATGAGGATGCGATCTTCCCCGTGCGCAAGGAAGGGATTCCCATCAATATCCGCAACACCAATTCGCCGGAAGACAAAGGGACATGGATTGTGGAGAGTACCTGTCAGAAATCAAAATATACAATTACGGGAATTGCCGGGAAACGGGGATTTTGTTCGATCAATATTGAGAAAGATATGATGAATTCGGAAGTCGGATTCGGCAGAAAGGTGCTTCAGGTGTTTGAGGAAAACGGTATTTCCTTTGAACATATGCCTTCCGGTATTGATACTTTGACAGTCTTCGTCCATCAGGATGAGTTTATCGATAAGGAGCAGAAAGTAGTGGCGGGGCTGCACCGCCTGACTCGTCCGGATTCCATCGATATTGAATCGGATCTGGCGCTGGTTGCAGTCGTGGGCCGGGGAATGCGCGCGACGAGAGGGACCGCGGGAAGAATATTCTCTGCGCTGGCTCATGCCAATGTCAATGTAAAGATGATCGATCAGGGTTCCAGTGAGTTAAATATTATTATCGGTGTCAGTGACAGTGATTTTGAGGCGGCGATCAAGGCTATTTATGACATATTTGTCATTTCCCAGTTGTGA
- a CDS encoding VOC family protein — MKLKNVLIVTEDIERSRKFYKELFGLDVVLDHGGNVILTEGLVLQDKRIWESFLEADIKFRNNASELYFEEKEIEEFAEKLDAYELPVTYVNRLTEHSWGQKVLRFYDPDGNLIEVGTPMQ; from the coding sequence ATGAAGCTGAAAAACGTACTGATCGTCACGGAGGACATTGAGCGGTCCAGGAAATTTTATAAAGAGTTATTCGGCCTGGATGTTGTGCTGGATCATGGCGGCAATGTCATTTTAACGGAAGGACTGGTACTTCAGGATAAGCGTATCTGGGAGTCCTTTCTTGAAGCGGACATCAAATTCAGAAACAATGCCAGCGAATTGTATTTTGAGGAGAAAGAAATCGAAGAATTTGCCGAAAAACTGGATGCTTATGAGTTGCCGGTCACATATGTCAACAGATTGACGGAGCATTCCTGGGGCCAGAAAGTGCTCCGGTTTTATGATCCGGACGGCAACCTGATCGAGGTTGGGACACCGATGCAGTGA
- the metF gene encoding methylenetetrahydrofolate reductase [NAD(P)H] codes for MKLDRLFEEKNRQVLSFEIFPPKKGTALKNIDETLEILSSLHPDFISITFGAGGSAVNNKTIGLAKKIKEVYHVEPVVHLTCLNYTKEEIKGMLDELREAGIYNLLALRGDRSADIEPKKEFLYANDLIRFIREQGDDFHICAACYPETHQEAGSRAADLQHLREKVESGATHLISQLFFDNDKYYRFLEDVAIAGIQAPIEAGIMPVTNKAQIERMVSLCGASLPEKYRRIMERFEDNKEALFDAGMAYAINQIVDLLTSGVDGVHLYTMNNPAVARRICEGIRNLI; via the coding sequence ATGAAGTTGGACAGACTATTTGAAGAAAAAAACAGGCAGGTGCTCTCCTTTGAGATATTTCCGCCCAAGAAAGGAACGGCGCTGAAAAATATTGACGAGACGCTGGAAATTCTCAGCAGCCTTCATCCGGATTTTATCAGCATTACCTTCGGAGCGGGCGGCAGTGCGGTGAACAATAAGACGATCGGGCTGGCGAAAAAAATCAAGGAAGTCTATCACGTGGAACCTGTCGTACACCTGACCTGTCTCAACTATACAAAAGAAGAGATCAAGGGAATGCTGGATGAGCTGCGGGAGGCAGGGATTTATAATCTGCTCGCCCTCCGCGGGGACCGCAGTGCGGATATTGAGCCTAAAAAAGAATTTTTATATGCCAATGATCTGATCCGCTTTATCCGGGAACAGGGGGATGATTTCCATATCTGTGCGGCCTGCTATCCGGAGACGCATCAGGAGGCCGGGAGCCGGGCGGCGGATCTGCAGCATCTGCGCGAGAAGGTGGAAAGCGGGGCTACGCATCTGATTTCCCAGCTCTTTTTCGACAATGATAAATATTATCGCTTTCTGGAAGATGTGGCGATCGCAGGCATTCAGGCGCCGATTGAGGCGGGGATTATGCCTGTGACGAATAAGGCACAGATTGAGCGTATGGTCAGTCTGTGCGGGGCAAGTCTGCCGGAAAAATACAGACGGATCATGGAGCGGTTCGAGGACAATAAAGAAGCGCTGTTTGATGCGGGTATGGCATATGCCATCAATCAGATCGTAGACTTGCTGACAAGCGGCGTGGATGGTGTGCATCTGTATACGATGAACAATCCGGCGGTTGCGCGCAGGATATGCGAAGGGATACGGAACCTGATCTGA
- a CDS encoding PRD domain-containing protein — MKLIKALNNNVALVKDRNGQEAVVMGKGVAFNARPGSRIREYLIEKHFVLDGDGGKKDFESLLKRITVDDIELASAIIHKGEERLGYRCNDSILLTLSDHLGMLLERMKKGIYFGTPLEWDIKLIYPKEYQFAREVVADLSHRTGYEIPEQEAAFLVLHFIHANSSASGMEETMMYTKIIQNILNISKLHYGREFREDNFDVNRFVAHVRYFVKRQIEGERLEIDESIAAVIAQKCPEDHKCAKKISRFLHQTYGWEVSEGEELYLTLHLNRMNVHGKESAK, encoded by the coding sequence GTGAAGCTGATAAAAGCATTGAACAACAATGTAGCATTGGTAAAGGACAGGAATGGACAGGAGGCGGTTGTCATGGGAAAGGGCGTTGCCTTTAACGCAAGGCCCGGTTCCCGCATTCGGGAATACCTGATCGAAAAGCATTTTGTACTGGACGGAGACGGCGGGAAGAAGGATTTTGAAAGCCTCCTGAAACGTATCACGGTGGATGATATCGAACTGGCCAGCGCTATTATCCATAAGGGAGAGGAGAGGCTTGGATACCGCTGTAATGACAGTATTTTGCTTACATTATCAGATCACTTGGGAATGCTGCTGGAACGAATGAAGAAGGGGATTTACTTTGGAACGCCTCTGGAGTGGGATATTAAGCTGATCTATCCTAAGGAATATCAGTTTGCAAGAGAGGTCGTGGCAGATTTAAGCCACAGGACCGGGTATGAGATTCCGGAACAGGAGGCAGCTTTTCTTGTTCTTCATTTTATCCATGCCAATTCCAGTGCGAGCGGCATGGAAGAGACGATGATGTACACGAAGATCATTCAAAATATTTTGAATATCAGTAAGCTGCATTACGGACGGGAGTTTCGGGAGGATAATTTTGATGTGAATCGGTTTGTTGCACATGTGCGCTATTTTGTGAAACGGCAGATAGAAGGGGAACGGCTTGAGATTGACGAGTCTATTGCGGCGGTGATTGCGCAGAAATGCCCGGAGGATCACAAATGTGCGAAAAAAATTTCCCGGTTTTTACATCAGACGTATGGATGGGAGGTCAGTGAGGGTGAAGAGCTTTATCTGACGCTTCATTTGAATCGGATGAATGTACATGGAAAGGAGAGTGCGAAATGA